From a region of the Neobacillus niacini genome:
- a CDS encoding EthD family reductase, with protein MAKLLVVYDQPTNKEGFDGHYFGTHIPLAEELPGLKSVQANRVLGVQNSELNPYLVVQLEFESAEELNQNLASQKGQELTADLKNLMAFLPKPPAIIIVE; from the coding sequence ATGGCAAAATTATTAGTAGTCTATGACCAACCAACAAACAAAGAAGGGTTTGATGGTCACTATTTTGGAACCCACATCCCTTTAGCGGAGGAGTTACCTGGTTTAAAAAGTGTCCAAGCAAATCGAGTATTGGGAGTTCAAAACAGTGAGCTTAATCCCTACTTAGTGGTTCAACTTGAATTTGAAAGTGCAGAAGAACTAAATCAAAACTTGGCTTCGCAAAAAGGCCAAGAATTAACAGCAGATTTAAAAAATCTAATGGCATTTCTACCTAAGCCTCCAGCTATTATCATTGTTGAATAG
- a CDS encoding alpha/beta hydrolase, which translates to MTIYSITKQFLDMLSAGPPITSLSPVEARAAIDAMLELRSEPETVSKIEEKTIPVDNGEINVRIYTPEGTGPFPLFVYYHGGGYVIGNLEFVDHGCRSIANAGNCVVVSAEYRKSPEYKFPIPVEDCYKALEWVHANAEQLNGDASKIIVGGDSAGGNLSAVMTQLIKERQGPSIAAQVLLYPGSDLNLGYQSVQEYGEGYGLDVELINWFVDHYLNHPSERDHKYASSIMAEDFSNLPQALVITAELDPIRDQGKAYADRLQEAGVPVQYICMEGHIHGYFSYPPFGESMKNTAKEIGLFLNNVLATSV; encoded by the coding sequence ATGACGATTTATTCCATAACGAAACAATTTCTTGATATGTTAAGTGCTGGACCGCCAATCACATCGTTGTCTCCAGTGGAAGCGCGTGCGGCAATTGATGCAATGCTTGAACTTCGCTCAGAACCGGAAACGGTTTCAAAGATTGAAGAAAAAACAATACCTGTCGATAATGGAGAAATAAACGTGAGAATATATACTCCAGAAGGTACGGGACCATTTCCACTTTTTGTTTACTATCATGGTGGAGGCTATGTGATCGGAAATTTGGAATTCGTTGATCATGGTTGTCGTTCCATTGCCAATGCTGGTAATTGTGTCGTCGTCTCCGCAGAATATCGTAAATCACCAGAATACAAGTTTCCGATTCCAGTGGAAGATTGCTATAAAGCACTAGAATGGGTCCATGCGAATGCTGAGCAGTTGAATGGAGATGCGTCAAAAATCATCGTGGGTGGAGATAGTGCTGGAGGAAATCTATCGGCTGTAATGACACAATTGATTAAAGAGCGTCAAGGACCGTCGATTGCAGCACAAGTCTTGTTATACCCTGGATCAGATTTAAATCTGGGCTATCAATCTGTACAGGAGTATGGTGAAGGCTATGGGCTGGACGTGGAATTGATTAACTGGTTTGTGGATCATTACCTCAATCATCCATCAGAACGTGATCATAAATATGCTTCATCGATAATGGCTGAAGACTTTAGCAATTTACCGCAGGCGCTCGTCATTACAGCTGAACTTGATCCAATTCGTGACCAAGGGAAGGCATATGCTGACCGACTTCAAGAAGCGGGTGTGCCTGTCCAATATATTTGTATGGAAGGTCATATTCACGGGTATTTTAGCTACCCGCCTTTTGGAGAAAGTATGAAGAATACGGCAAAAGAAATTGGGTTGTTTTTGAACAATGTCCTAGCTACATCGGTTTAA
- a CDS encoding DsbA family protein — MGKRRLEDALKQLNHPIEVTYRSYELDPTMGRDIKESMYETLAKKYGMSIAQAKANVERVVQMAKEVGLDYQMDTLIQTNTFDAHRLTLYAKTQGRMKEMTERILRAYFTESKHIGDHETLTELAVEVGLHREEVAKMLASDEMSDVVRADEQTAKQYGVTGVPFFLINKKYALTGAQSTETFVQALRKVIAEDEITVLNSQDGLNCYDDGCEIPNK; from the coding sequence ATTGGCAAAAGGCGTCTGGAGGACGCTCTTAAACAGCTTAACCATCCCATTGAAGTGACGTATCGAAGCTATGAATTGGATCCGACAATGGGACGAGATATAAAAGAATCTATGTACGAAACGCTAGCCAAGAAATATGGTATGAGTATCGCTCAGGCAAAGGCAAATGTCGAAAGAGTGGTACAAATGGCGAAGGAAGTTGGATTGGATTATCAGATGGATACTCTCATCCAAACGAACACCTTTGATGCGCACCGATTAACGTTATATGCGAAAACTCAGGGACGAATGAAAGAGATGACCGAGCGGATTCTCCGTGCCTATTTTACCGAATCCAAACATATTGGAGACCATGAAACCTTAACCGAGCTAGCAGTGGAGGTAGGGTTACACCGGGAAGAAGTGGCGAAAATGCTCGCAAGTGATGAAATGTCAGACGTTGTTCGTGCTGATGAACAAACAGCCAAACAATATGGTGTTACAGGTGTCCCATTCTTTCTAATTAATAAAAAATATGCACTTACCGGTGCACAGTCTACTGAGACATTTGTTCAGGCTTTGAGAAAAGTGATTGCAGAAGATGAAATCACGGTTTTGAACAGTCAAGACGGTCTAAATTGCTATGATGATGGCTGTGAAATCCCTAATAAGTAA
- the spo0A gene encoding sporulation transcription factor Spo0A, translating to MIKIGIIDDNVQFTELLKDFLSTINEMKVIGVAHNGMEGMELIEKKKPDLIILDLIMPFSDGLSLLKNIYEEGITTKVIMLTSIGTDEIITQAKELGASYFLMKPIELSNLPNMIMSICLDSVLQKTTLEKKIHNTNNDDKLELKISDILRSIGIPANLKGYFFLREAIQMINNGCEISFSKVIYPAIASKYHTTPSRVERAIRHAIEVGWNRGGIEQLDFIFGNTVIPLKGKPTNGEFIAFIAEHLMLKGMEVGSFTSV from the coding sequence ATGATAAAAATCGGAATAATTGATGATAATGTACAATTCACAGAATTACTTAAAGATTTTCTCTCGACTATCAACGAAATGAAGGTAATTGGAGTTGCGCATAATGGAATGGAGGGGATGGAGTTAATAGAGAAGAAGAAACCAGACCTTATCATATTAGATTTGATTATGCCATTTTCCGATGGTTTGTCTTTACTAAAAAATATATATGAAGAAGGCATAACTACAAAGGTAATAATGCTTACCTCTATTGGAACCGACGAGATCATAACACAAGCAAAGGAGTTAGGGGCATCCTACTTTTTGATGAAACCTATTGAACTAAGCAATTTACCAAACATGATCATGTCTATTTGTTTAGATAGTGTTTTACAGAAAACAACTTTAGAAAAGAAAATACATAACACGAATAATGATGATAAGTTAGAATTAAAAATTAGCGATATTTTACGATCTATAGGTATTCCAGCAAATCTAAAGGGATATTTTTTTCTAAGAGAAGCTATTCAAATGATAAATAATGGCTGTGAAATTAGTTTTTCAAAAGTAATATATCCGGCTATTGCATCCAAATATCATACCACTCCAAGCCGTGTTGAAAGAGCTATAAGACATGCAATTGAAGTTGGATGGAATCGAGGAGGTATTGAGCAGTTAGATTTTATATTTGGAAACACAGTAATTCCATTAAAAGGGAAACCAACTAACGGTGAATTCATAGCATTCATTGCTGAGCATTTAATGCTAAAAGGGATGGAAGTCGGAAGTTTCACCTCTGTATAA
- a CDS encoding 6-phospho-beta-glucosidase, with protein MSKGIKIVTIGGGSSYTPELVEGFIKRYDELPVRELWLVDIEAGREKLEIVGSLAKRMIEKAGLPITVHLTLDRKAALKGADFVTTQFRVGLLDARAKDERIPLSHGVLGQETNGPGGLFKGLRTIPVILDIVKDIKELCPDAWLINFTNPAGMVTEAVLRYTDHKKIVGLCNVPIGIEMGVAKLLDVDHSRIRIDFAGLNHMVYGLDVYLDGVSVKDRVIELLTSPENSSFVKNVEGQGWEPEFIRALNALTCPYHLYYYKSDEMLEKELKNFKAGTTRAEVVKKLEEELFELYKDPNLAIKPPQLEERGGAYYSDAAVRLISSIYNDKRDIQPVNTINNGAIASIPYESAVEVSCVITKEGPKPIINGDLPVAVRGLVQQIKSFERVAAEAAVTGNYDTALLAMTINPLVPSDKVGKVILDEMLEAHKEHLPQFFQKVEV; from the coding sequence ATGAGTAAAGGAATTAAGATTGTAACGATTGGCGGAGGTTCAAGTTATACGCCAGAATTAGTAGAAGGCTTTATTAAAAGATACGACGAATTGCCTGTAAGGGAATTATGGTTGGTAGATATAGAAGCAGGAAGAGAAAAATTGGAGATTGTTGGCAGTCTTGCAAAAAGGATGATTGAAAAAGCAGGTCTTCCGATTACAGTTCATTTAACACTTGATCGAAAAGCAGCATTAAAAGGTGCTGATTTTGTTACGACACAATTTCGCGTAGGATTATTGGACGCTCGTGCTAAAGATGAAAGAATTCCTTTAAGCCATGGAGTTTTAGGCCAAGAAACAAATGGACCAGGCGGACTTTTTAAGGGATTGCGTACCATTCCAGTCATTTTAGACATCGTAAAAGATATCAAAGAACTATGTCCAGATGCCTGGCTAATCAACTTTACAAACCCTGCCGGCATGGTGACCGAAGCGGTTCTTCGCTATACGGACCATAAGAAAATCGTTGGTTTATGTAATGTTCCAATCGGAATTGAGATGGGAGTGGCAAAGCTATTGGACGTGGACCATTCTCGTATTCGGATTGATTTTGCTGGGTTAAATCATATGGTATATGGATTAGATGTGTATCTAGACGGCGTAAGTGTGAAAGATCGAGTAATCGAACTGTTAACAAGTCCAGAGAACAGCAGCTTTGTTAAAAACGTAGAAGGTCAAGGCTGGGAGCCAGAATTTATTCGCGCGTTAAATGCCTTAACATGTCCATATCACCTTTACTATTATAAGAGTGATGAAATGCTAGAAAAAGAGCTGAAAAACTTTAAAGCGGGCACAACAAGAGCAGAAGTCGTGAAAAAATTAGAAGAAGAATTATTTGAGCTATACAAGGATCCTAATTTAGCCATCAAGCCACCTCAATTAGAGGAACGTGGCGGGGCGTATTACAGCGATGCAGCCGTTCGTTTAATTTCTTCCATTTATAACGATAAACGGGACATTCAGCCTGTCAACACGATTAATAATGGTGCAATTGCTAGTATTCCTTACGAGTCAGCAGTGGAAGTAAGTTGTGTCATCACAAAAGAAGGCCCAAAACCAATCATCAATGGAGATTTACCAGTTGCGGTTAGAGGCCTGGTACAACAAATTAAATCATTTGAACGAGTAGCAGCTGAAGCCGCAGTTACAGGAAACTACGATACTGCTTTACTAGCGATGACCATCAATCCGCTCGTTCCTTCTGATAAAGTGGGTAAAGTGATTTTGGATGAAATGTTAGAAGCACATAAAGAGCATTTACCACAATTTTTCCAAAAAGTAGAAGTATAA
- a CDS encoding MurR/RpiR family transcriptional regulator, which produces MFTNEVIATFNELELLLYKYIMQNIEKVVYMRIRDLAVEAHVSTSTIMRFCRKLNCEGFSEFKVKLKLLFDEKSAPTIKCGQHVLAEFFERTQNENFILKLEEAAEAISKAEHVFFIGISSSGILAEYGSRYLSSLGKFSTYLKDWYMPIHADLHNSITVALSVSGENDFTISHIHKLKEKGSKILSITNNAQSMIARMSDKNVSYYVTEEFLDTSNITTQIPVIYILEEMARRVYEKSRKND; this is translated from the coding sequence ATGTTTACAAATGAGGTCATTGCCACATTTAATGAACTTGAGTTACTGCTTTATAAATACATCATGCAAAATATAGAAAAAGTCGTTTATATGCGTATACGGGATCTTGCGGTTGAAGCGCATGTTTCCACTTCCACGATCATGCGTTTTTGCAGGAAATTAAATTGTGAAGGTTTTTCGGAGTTTAAAGTAAAACTGAAGCTATTATTTGATGAAAAAAGTGCCCCAACCATTAAATGTGGACAGCATGTGTTGGCGGAGTTTTTTGAGCGCACGCAAAATGAAAATTTCATTTTGAAGTTAGAGGAGGCAGCAGAAGCCATTTCCAAAGCAGAACATGTATTTTTCATTGGAATTAGCAGTTCTGGAATCCTTGCAGAATACGGTTCTAGATACCTTTCGAGTTTAGGTAAGTTCTCAACTTATTTAAAAGACTGGTATATGCCTATACACGCTGACTTACATAATAGCATTACGGTGGCTCTTTCCGTTTCTGGAGAAAATGATTTTACCATTTCTCACATACACAAATTAAAAGAAAAAGGCAGTAAGATTTTAAGCATTACGAACAACGCGCAGTCTATGATAGCCAGGATGTCTGATAAAAATGTTTCCTATTATGTGACGGAGGAATTTTTGGACACTTCAAATATTACCACGCAAATTCCCGTTATTTATATATTGGAGGAAATGGCACGGAGAGTGTATGAAAAAAGTAGAAAGAATGATTAA
- a CDS encoding DUF192 domain-containing protein, with protein MLKNRLNFIGSLFRQKKESSLQTKILKATNGIKTIPLTVQVADTPKKRDKGLMFVEELPENEGMLFVFSGETYGGFWMKNTFIPLSIAFLDSDGKILKTLDMMPCKEDFCPTYDPELTYHYALEVNLGWFEKNKIKEGDFIKF; from the coding sequence ATGTTGAAAAATAGACTAAACTTTATCGGCTCTCTTTTTCGTCAAAAAAAAGAATCAAGTCTTCAAACAAAAATTCTAAAAGCGACCAATGGAATAAAGACAATCCCCCTAACGGTTCAAGTTGCAGATACTCCCAAAAAAAGAGACAAGGGCTTAATGTTTGTTGAAGAGTTACCCGAAAACGAGGGGATGCTATTTGTGTTTTCAGGTGAAACATATGGCGGTTTCTGGATGAAAAACACGTTCATTCCTTTATCGATTGCTTTTCTTGATTCAGATGGTAAAATTCTAAAAACACTAGATATGATGCCTTGTAAAGAAGATTTCTGCCCTACTTATGATCCGGAACTTACTTATCATTATGCTCTTGAAGTGAATCTTGGATGGTTTGAAAAGAATAAAATTAAAGAAGGTGATTTTATAAAGTTTTGA
- a CDS encoding MTH1187 family thiamine-binding protein: MAIVDITVIPVGTGTPSVSEYVAEIHKVLQQYEGKVKYQLTPMSTLIEGDLKLLLGIVHELHEVPFQKGLQRVCTNIRIDDRRDKENTMERKLQSVQAKL, from the coding sequence ATGGCGATTGTTGATATTACAGTGATTCCGGTTGGGACAGGTACACCTAGTGTTAGTGAGTATGTAGCTGAAATACATAAAGTACTTCAACAGTATGAAGGTAAGGTCAAGTATCAGTTAACTCCAATGAGTACGCTAATTGAAGGTGATTTAAAACTATTGCTGGGGATTGTTCACGAACTTCATGAAGTTCCGTTTCAAAAAGGACTTCAGAGGGTTTGCACGAACATTCGCATTGATGATCGACGCGATAAGGAAAATACAATGGAGCGGAAGTTACAGTCGGTACAAGCAAAATTATAG
- a CDS encoding WD40/YVTN/BNR-like repeat-containing protein — MKNYIIGTIIMIIVGVTVATYFFEKHPELTSPRQNQPIEKQEAKESEPSQLSPLQPIFEDDSIGYSLQNDQLQITFNKGSDWILVPVEKAKLFSGEYNGDEQELIENSYILTQKRASFLYTEGDSIKLKYSLNQGDTWEDSVVTAQYPPIRFRKVEFLNDTFGYVIISGDRTMSQEWTTVYITNDGGKQWNETTHTGVTRLIYDGGFVDENTGFLSFGILNPVEPDLYVTKDGGNSWSEATVSIPEKYHEIFVMAEVPYKEEDHLAIFINQGPNGDYEGGKVKGKFISNDNGKTWEFSMEVLPNDFE; from the coding sequence GTGAAAAATTATATTATTGGTACAATTATTATGATAATCGTTGGAGTAACGGTGGCAACATATTTTTTTGAAAAGCACCCAGAATTAACTTCGCCTAGACAGAATCAACCAATTGAAAAGCAGGAAGCAAAAGAATCAGAACCATCACAACTTAGTCCATTGCAGCCAATTTTTGAAGATGATTCAATTGGTTACTCGTTACAAAACGACCAATTACAAATTACCTTCAATAAAGGAAGTGATTGGATTCTAGTGCCTGTTGAAAAAGCAAAGCTATTTTCAGGAGAATACAATGGGGACGAACAAGAACTTATAGAGAATAGCTATATACTAACTCAAAAACGTGCTTCCTTTTTATATACTGAAGGTGACAGCATTAAATTGAAATATTCTCTAAACCAAGGAGACACGTGGGAAGATAGTGTCGTTACAGCTCAATATCCGCCAATCCGTTTTCGGAAGGTAGAATTTTTAAATGATACGTTTGGCTATGTCATCATTTCAGGGGATCGAACGATGTCACAAGAATGGACAACCGTTTATATCACGAATGATGGCGGTAAGCAATGGAACGAGACGACCCATACTGGAGTTACTCGATTAATTTATGATGGAGGCTTTGTTGATGAAAACACAGGCTTCTTATCATTTGGAATCCTTAATCCTGTAGAACCTGACCTATATGTCACAAAAGATGGGGGGAACTCCTGGAGTGAAGCAACTGTTTCAATTCCGGAGAAGTATCATGAAATCTTTGTGATGGCTGAAGTCCCTTATAAAGAAGAAGATCACTTGGCCATTTTTATCAATCAGGGTCCTAATGGGGACTACGAAGGTGGGAAAGTAAAGGGGAAATTTATTTCAAACGATAACGGAAAAACGTGGGAGTTTTCCATGGAGGTTCTACCAAATGATTTCGAATAA
- a CDS encoding signal peptidase II → MQFYVIAILVIVMDQVSKYLIRAYIDIDEKFTMWGIQLTHIENSGMAGGLFQGYARLFGVVAVLFVIGVLYLRRTGEMKGSLINSSLGFLVGGAIGNGIDRLLLGQVTDFIIRSGGVLNLADHAIEIGGLLLIIYVVMTWLKNKH, encoded by the coding sequence ATGCAATTTTATGTAATTGCAATCCTAGTTATAGTGATGGACCAGGTTTCTAAATATCTAATTCGTGCCTACATTGACATCGATGAAAAATTTACAATGTGGGGAATACAACTCACACATATAGAAAATAGCGGGATGGCTGGAGGTTTATTTCAAGGCTATGCTCGACTCTTCGGAGTTGTTGCAGTGTTGTTCGTGATAGGTGTCTTATATTTACGTAGAACCGGAGAAATGAAGGGCTCTCTCATCAATAGTAGTCTTGGGTTTCTAGTCGGAGGTGCGATTGGAAATGGCATTGATAGACTTTTGTTGGGACAGGTGACAGATTTTATCATTCGCTCTGGTGGAGTTCTTAACCTGGCCGACCATGCTATCGAGATAGGGGGCTTACTGCTTATTATTTACGTTGTCATGACCTGGCTGAAAAATAAGCATTAG
- a CDS encoding DUF2238 domain-containing protein, whose translation MSRKKGSSIHFFLLFVIMLVVIWSLIKPEEGYMVLLMEVLPSVLVLLFLISRYNQFRLTTVSYAIITLLTILTFIGGHYSYSKVPLFTWIKDYFDLQRNNYDRFGHFLKGLMVIIIIEILLRKTALYKSKTTNFIALCITLSIGAFYEIIEWASTKIGKEGKATKDFLGMQGDIWDAQWDMTCLLVGSILSLFFTKILYKELEK comes from the coding sequence GTGTCTCGTAAAAAAGGTAGTTCGATACATTTCTTCTTGTTATTTGTTATTATGCTTGTTGTTATTTGGTCCCTGATTAAGCCTGAGGAAGGTTATATGGTTTTGTTGATGGAAGTTTTACCTTCAGTATTAGTTTTACTATTCTTGATATCAAGATACAACCAATTTCGCCTTACCACAGTTTCCTATGCTATTATTACTCTTCTTACTATTTTAACGTTTATCGGAGGGCACTATTCCTATTCCAAAGTTCCCCTCTTTACATGGATCAAAGATTACTTTGATTTACAAAGAAACAACTATGATCGGTTTGGTCATTTTCTTAAGGGGCTTATGGTCATAATTATAATAGAGATATTATTAAGGAAAACAGCTTTATATAAAAGTAAAACGACGAATTTTATTGCTCTATGTATAACACTATCAATCGGGGCTTTCTACGAAATCATTGAATGGGCAAGCACAAAAATAGGGAAAGAAGGGAAAGCTACAAAAGATTTTTTAGGAATGCAAGGAGACATATGGGACGCCCAGTGGGATATGACATGTTTATTAGTGGGTTCAATTCTTTCACTTTTTTTTACAAAGATCCTTTATAAAGAATTGGAAAAATAA
- a CDS encoding cupredoxin domain-containing protein: MFVKKWLIGFVVLLAMIVVVTTPGSLGVFAETGVVTQPMETVKPIEIELNDDYFNPKVITISNGRTTTLVLKNKGAKEHTFTVEKLGIDAEVQPGKEKTITVKPTNPGTYELICRYHFNEGMVGKVIVK, translated from the coding sequence ATGTTTGTGAAAAAATGGTTAATTGGATTCGTCGTTTTGCTTGCGATGATTGTGGTTGTGACAACTCCAGGCTCACTCGGCGTATTTGCCGAAACCGGTGTCGTAACACAACCTATGGAGACGGTGAAACCGATTGAGATCGAGTTGAACGATGATTACTTTAATCCGAAAGTCATCACTATTTCCAATGGAAGAACGACAACGTTGGTATTGAAAAACAAAGGTGCGAAAGAACACACCTTCACAGTGGAAAAGCTCGGAATTGATGCGGAAGTCCAGCCGGGAAAAGAAAAAACCATTACCGTGAAACCGACAAACCCTGGTACATATGAACTGATATGTCGGTACCATTTCAATGAAGGAATGGTGGGAAAAGTAATAGTCAAATAA
- a CDS encoding MBL fold metallo-hydrolase yields MLLKKNFSQQKLNGVQTGNGTVAFQGVKLNVHSFVLDGVLIDTGAASLEKEFQPFFKQQVIDQVVITHFHEDHTGCAAFLQKEMNLPIYMNDMKIDHCKKKPDYPMYRKVFWGKRQPFHANAIGKTFSSQNATWDVIDTPGHAIDHVAFLNRETGQLFTGDLYCQEKTKVILREESIPTIIESLRRVLTYDFGDVFCCHAGFLKDGRAALQRKLEYLLELQGKIIKHYEDGMTPSQISKTLFPKKYPITFLSSGEWESMHIINSIIQDL; encoded by the coding sequence ATGTTGCTTAAGAAGAATTTCAGCCAGCAGAAGCTAAACGGTGTTCAAACTGGTAACGGTACAGTAGCATTTCAAGGGGTAAAATTAAATGTTCATAGCTTCGTCTTAGACGGTGTTCTCATTGATACGGGTGCGGCTTCATTAGAAAAGGAGTTTCAACCATTTTTTAAACAACAAGTCATTGATCAAGTGGTCATCACACATTTTCATGAAGATCATACAGGCTGCGCAGCTTTTTTACAAAAAGAAATGAATCTACCAATATATATGAATGATATGAAGATTGATCATTGTAAAAAGAAGCCCGATTATCCTATGTATCGAAAGGTTTTCTGGGGGAAGCGCCAGCCATTTCATGCAAACGCCATCGGTAAAACTTTTTCATCCCAAAATGCGACTTGGGACGTAATTGACACACCAGGTCATGCCATCGATCATGTAGCGTTTTTAAATCGTGAAACGGGACAGCTATTTACTGGAGATTTGTATTGCCAGGAAAAAACAAAGGTTATTTTACGAGAAGAAAGCATTCCAACCATTATCGAATCATTAAGAAGAGTATTAACCTATGATTTCGGAGATGTATTTTGCTGCCATGCTGGCTTTTTAAAGGATGGGCGTGCTGCTTTACAGAGAAAGCTAGAGTATTTGTTAGAACTCCAAGGAAAAATTATCAAGCACTACGAAGATGGCATGACACCCAGTCAGATTAGCAAAACCCTTTTTCCCAAAAAATATCCGATCACCTTTCTTTCTTCAGGAGAATGGGAATCTATGCATATTATTAACTCGATTATTCAAGATCTTTGA
- a CDS encoding glycoside hydrolase domain-containing protein, with the protein MKTGKLFWVILLSAFLVLSILLVFIRDDSKPTTSEPVKGPQTITETGKAGEAPDKPPQPEPEPEAEAEAEPQPVPPPQEPPQILWGVDTASPLDQAFLQCVVDNYGMPTVFGRYLETKEGVSTGLTPEEVELLHQQGIKIIPIYNHFTNATTYEGGAQEAQAAIAYAQQIGIPEGKAIFADIEPTYPVDEAFIRGWVETLQGSPYKPGIYGVFTNESALTTAYQAAIAANQNIQSQTIIWSSNPDPGVTPQSNAPEFQPGAPENVPVSIWQYGIDGETCNIDTNLIQSNILDFLW; encoded by the coding sequence ATGAAAACAGGTAAATTGTTTTGGGTCATATTGCTAAGTGCTTTCCTCGTTCTTTCAATACTCCTTGTTTTTATTCGTGACGATTCCAAGCCAACAACTTCAGAACCTGTGAAAGGACCACAAACTATAACAGAGACCGGTAAAGCGGGGGAGGCGCCAGATAAACCACCTCAACCAGAGCCAGAACCAGAAGCAGAAGCAGAAGCAGAGCCTCAACCTGTACCACCACCGCAGGAGCCGCCACAAATTTTATGGGGAGTTGATACCGCTAGTCCGCTAGACCAAGCTTTTTTACAATGTGTCGTGGATAACTATGGGATGCCTACTGTCTTTGGAAGATATTTGGAGACCAAAGAAGGGGTATCAACTGGTTTGACACCGGAAGAAGTGGAGCTTCTCCATCAACAAGGGATTAAGATTATCCCCATTTACAACCATTTTACAAACGCGACAACCTATGAAGGCGGGGCTCAAGAGGCACAGGCGGCGATTGCCTATGCGCAACAAATAGGAATCCCTGAGGGGAAAGCGATCTTCGCGGATATTGAACCGACTTACCCAGTAGATGAAGCGTTTATCCGTGGATGGGTCGAAACCTTACAAGGTTCGCCGTATAAGCCCGGTATCTACGGGGTCTTTACCAACGAAAGTGCACTTACAACTGCATACCAGGCAGCTATTGCCGCCAATCAGAATATTCAATCCCAAACGATCATCTGGAGTAGTAACCCTGATCCTGGCGTAACGCCGCAGTCTAATGCCCCAGAATTTCAGCCAGGCGCACCTGAAAACGTTCCAGTCTCGATTTGGCAATATGGAATTGATGGAGAAACCTGTAACATTGACACGAATCTTATCCAATCCAATATCTTAGATTTTTTATGGTAA
- a CDS encoding ArsR/SmtB family transcription factor, protein MNWEKDAIFKALSDSTRRLILDELTERNELSLYELTVRLIMKHDIAISRQAIAKHLSVLEDAGLVTSKRKGKYRVIVFNNEPLKDLLKGWIE, encoded by the coding sequence ATGAATTGGGAAAAAGACGCCATATTCAAAGCACTAAGTGACTCAACGCGACGGCTCATTTTAGACGAACTAACCGAACGCAACGAGTTGTCGTTGTATGAACTAACGGTACGTCTTATTATGAAGCACGACATTGCCATTTCTAGACAAGCAATAGCTAAACATCTTTCTGTATTGGAAGATGCAGGTCTCGTAACATCAAAAAGAAAGGGAAAATATCGAGTAATTGTATTCAACAATGAACCACTAAAGGATTTGCTAAAAGGATGGATAGAGTAA
- a CDS encoding VOC family protein yields the protein MKIVVTSLFVDDQEKALKFYTGKLGFIKKHDVPTGEYRWITLVSPDEQNGTELLLEPNVHPAAKEYQSKIASEGIPATMFGVEDIHKEYNLLLENGVKFTMEPTKMGDVTIAVFDDTCGNLIQIIQQ from the coding sequence ATGAAAATCGTTGTTACCAGTTTATTTGTTGATGATCAAGAAAAAGCATTGAAGTTTTATACGGGAAAGCTTGGCTTCATAAAAAAGCATGACGTGCCCACTGGCGAATATAGGTGGATAACACTTGTTTCTCCTGATGAACAAAACGGTACTGAACTTTTGCTCGAACCGAATGTCCATCCTGCCGCAAAGGAGTATCAATCAAAGATAGCTTCTGAAGGCATTCCAGCAACCATGTTTGGCGTTGAGGATATTCATAAAGAGTATAACCTATTATTGGAAAACGGCGTGAAGTTTACTATGGAGCCGACAAAAATGGGTGATGTCACAATAGCTGTATTCGACGATACATGCGGTAACCTTATTCAGATCATTCAGCAGTAA